In Microplitis demolitor isolate Queensland-Clemson2020A chromosome 9, iyMicDemo2.1a, whole genome shotgun sequence, one genomic interval encodes:
- the LOC103568616 gene encoding spermine oxidase-like, producing the protein MRLLILLCFTTCVLSSEDIPPRVIVVGSGASGIAAASRLLQYGFNNTTILEAENRIGGRIYSIEMGDYLVDMGAQWVHGEKSNVVFELAGPLGLLERFSDSGLNFNHKIFGSSGVVIPESVATPLIDYFINNVTHIYDDIDNLKTGSFGEYAEPKLYEYFKNHPEITTDQYQPLLHSLNMMRMEEDAESDWYEISARAIRDFEGCEGDHEINWKNRTYSTILDILMKKYPNPEKELPVKDIIKLNTKVTEIKFDETPLKVTTADGQEYFADYVIVTSSLGVIKKNYNKLFNPPLPEKKLLAINNISYGGVAKIILYYENPWWLHDPIYGRNLYWTEKDRKELENDPKKKWMLGVYRGLIIEHKPKLFLLWVCGPYVREMELTPEALFQDQVKQLVTKFFGKAYNLTEPTIIKRSLWNTNENFLGTYSSHGVKYYTAGAHIEDYAEPIMNNNKPVLLFAGEGTSVHYGMVHGAIETGWREANRIIIDYSKNI; encoded by the exons ATGAGATTGTTAATTTTACTCTGTTTTACAACTTGTGTTTTATCTTCTGAAGACATACCTCCACGGGTTATAGTTGTTGGTTCAGGTGCATCTGGTATTGCAGCAGCTTCAAGGCTCCTTCAATATGGGTTTAATAATACTACTATCCTCGAAGCTGAAAATCGAATCGGTGGAAGAATTTATTCCATTGAAATGG GTGACTATTTAGTTGACATGGGCGCTCAATGGGTACATGGCGAAAAATCCAACGTTGTATTCGAGTTGGCCGGGCCATTAGGCCTTCTTGAAAGGTTTTCTGATAGCGGACTCAATTTTAACCATAAAATATTTGGATCATCGGGAGTAGTAATACCTGAGAGTGTAGCAACCCCattaatagattattttattaacaatgttACACACATATATGATGATATCGATAATTTGAAAACTGGCTCGTTTGGAGAATATGCAGAACcgaa attatatgaatattttaaaaatcatccaGAAATAACTACGGACCAATATCAGCCACTGCTACATTCATTGAATATGATGCGAATGGAAGAAGATGCTGAATCGGATTGGTATGAAATATCAGCAAGAGCGATACGAGATTTCGAAGGATGCGAAGGTGACCACGAAATCAATTGGAAAAACCGGACATATTCTACTATTCTAGATATACTTATG aaaaaatatccaaATCCAGAGAAAGAACTTCCAGtaaaagatataattaaaCTGAATACCAAAGTAACGGAAATAAAATTCGATGAAACTCCTTTAAAAGTGACAACTGCTGATGGACAAGAATATTTTGCTGATTATGTAATAGTAACATCGTCTTTAggtgtcattaaaaaaaattacaacaaattatttaatccaCCATTgcctgaaaaaaaacttttggcCATTAAC aaTATTTCCTATGGAGGTGTCGCTAAAATAATTCTCTATTATGAAAATCCTTGGTGGTTGCACGACCCTATCTATGGGCGGAATTTATATTGGACAGAAAAGGACAGAAAGGAATTAGAAAATGAT cctaaaaaaaaatggatgcTTGGTGTGTACAGAGGATTGATAATTGAGCACAAACCAAAGTTGTTTCTTCTTTGGGTATGTGGACCTTACGTCCGTGAAATGGAATTAACGCCAGAAGCATTATTTCAAGATCAAGTAAAACAACTTGtcactaaattttttggaaaggCTTATAATTTAACTGAGCCAACTATTATTAAAAG GAGTTTATGGAACACCAATGAAAACTTTCTTGGTACTTATAGTTCTCATGGGGTAAAATATTATACAGCTGGTGCTCACATTGAAGATTATGCAGAACCAatcatgaataataataagccg GTACTGCTATTCGCTGGTGAAGGTACAAGTGTTCATTATGGAATGGTCCATGGCGCAATCGAAACAGGATGGCGAGAAGCTAATCGTATAATTATAGATTacagcaaaaatatataa